The proteins below come from a single Denticeps clupeoides chromosome 15, fDenClu1.1, whole genome shotgun sequence genomic window:
- the LOC114764331 gene encoding ras-related protein Rab-19-like isoform X2, with protein sequence MQTGSEPDEYFDFLFKIILIGDSNVGKTCMVQRFKTGVFSERQQNTIGVDFTVRTLNIQGKKVKMQVWDTAGQERFRTITQSYYRSAHGAMIAYDITRRATFQSVSHWIQEVNKFGAANVLVALIGNKCDLEEERQVPFEEACNLAEQRGMLAALETSAKEAQNIEEAFLMMARELMARNGMAIKQQDQPDTARDLLRTNSRPINSPTPSEKGRTCC encoded by the exons ATGCAGACGGGATCCGAGCCAGACGAATACTTTGATTTCCTGTTCAAGATCATTCTCATTGGGGACTCAAATGTGGGCAAGACTTGTATGGTCCAACGTTTCAAAACTGGTGTCTTCTCAGAAAGACAACAGAACACCATCGGGGTTGACTTCACTGTTCGAACCCTGAACATTCAAGGGAAGAAAGTCAAG ATGCAGGTATGGGACACGGCCGGCCAGGAGCGTTTCCGCACGATCACTCAGAGCTACTACCGCAGCGCCCACGGTGCCATGATAGCTTATGATATCACCCGCAGGGCTACATTTCAGTCGGTTTCGCACTGGATTCAAGAAGTGAATAAATTTGGAGCAGCCAATGTATTAGTAGCTCTTATAG GCAACAAATGTGatctggaggaggagaggcaggtgCCGTTTGAAGAGGCCTGTAATCTAGCGGAGCAGAGGGGCATGTTAGCTGCTCTGGAGACCTCAGCAAAAGAGGCCCAGAACATAGAGGAAGCCTTTCTGATGATGGCCAGGGAACTGATGGCTCGCAACGGGATGGCGATAAAGCAGCAGGACCAACCCGACACGGCCCGTGATCTCCTGAGAACAAACTCCCGTCCAATCAACAGTCCCACACCCTCAGAAAAGGGACGGACCTGTTGCTGA
- the LOC114764331 gene encoding ras-related protein Rab-19-like isoform X1 — translation MQTGSEPDEYFDFLFKIILIGDSNVGKTCMVQRFKTGVFSERQQNTIGVDFTVRTLNIQGKKVKMQVWDTAGQERFRTITQSYYRSAHGAMIAYDITRRATFQSVSHWIQEVNKFGAANVLVALIVLKPGNKCDLEEERQVPFEEACNLAEQRGMLAALETSAKEAQNIEEAFLMMARELMARNGMAIKQQDQPDTARDLLRTNSRPINSPTPSEKGRTCC, via the exons ATGCAGACGGGATCCGAGCCAGACGAATACTTTGATTTCCTGTTCAAGATCATTCTCATTGGGGACTCAAATGTGGGCAAGACTTGTATGGTCCAACGTTTCAAAACTGGTGTCTTCTCAGAAAGACAACAGAACACCATCGGGGTTGACTTCACTGTTCGAACCCTGAACATTCAAGGGAAGAAAGTCAAG ATGCAGGTATGGGACACGGCCGGCCAGGAGCGTTTCCGCACGATCACTCAGAGCTACTACCGCAGCGCCCACGGTGCCATGATAGCTTATGATATCACCCGCAGGGCTACATTTCAGTCGGTTTCGCACTGGATTCAAGAAGTGAATAAATTTGGAGCAGCCAATGTATTAGTAGCTCTTATAG TTCTTAAACCAGGCAACAAATGTGatctggaggaggagaggcaggtgCCGTTTGAAGAGGCCTGTAATCTAGCGGAGCAGAGGGGCATGTTAGCTGCTCTGGAGACCTCAGCAAAAGAGGCCCAGAACATAGAGGAAGCCTTTCTGATGATGGCCAGGGAACTGATGGCTCGCAACGGGATGGCGATAAAGCAGCAGGACCAACCCGACACGGCCCGTGATCTCCTGAGAACAAACTCCCGTCCAATCAACAGTCCCACACCCTCAGAAAAGGGACGGACCTGTTGCTGA
- the slc37a3 gene encoding sugar phosphate exchanger 3 isoform X1, producing the protein MNVCSLWADGVILVTTAIPSVEVNRGCLVVCRSSSLSQRCTPEDLHPFLLLKTPVMSPPRCGFLSQYTHHHLVVFLLTFFSYVLLHSSRKTFSNVKVSISAQWTPTARNSGSPAFSPSETWEDNRLFADAEGATLFLGALDTIFLFSYAVGLYISGVIGDRLNLRYVLSFGLCGSAVVEFLFGTLTEWLNFYNIYFYCSLWVLNGLLQSAVWPCVVAVMGNWFGKSGRGFIFGLWSACASVGNILGAFLASSVLKYGYEYAFLVTSVVQFAGGVVVFFGLLTSPKEVGLSIDSETGLIPVEVDRDSHRPLMSDEEEEGDEDDEEEVSVGGYYSIQQPPSDPKTQAKAIGFFQAFCLPGVIPYSLAYACLKLVNYSFFFWLPFYLSSNFGWKEAEADRLSVWYDVGGIIGGTVQGLISDFLGKRAPVLAVSLLLAVGSLVGYSHSPNDQVKNAAILAVTGFFIGGPSNMISSAISADLGRQEALQGSQEALATVTGIVDGTGSIGAAAGQYLVSLIESKMGWMCVFYFFIIMTAGSILFITPLIVSEVRTMWRDRQTRTHHL; encoded by the exons ATGAATGTTTGTAGTTTGTGGGCTGATGGGGTGATTCTCGTCACGACGGCGATTCCATCGGTGGAGGTAAATCG AGGATGCCTTGTAGTGTGCCGCTCCTCCTCCCTGTCCCAACGCTGTACCCCTGAGGACCTGcaccccttcctcctcctcaagACCCCTGTGATGTCGCCCCCCCGCTGCGGCTTCCTGTCGCAgtacacccaccaccatctggTCGTGTTCCTCCTTACCTTCTTTAG CTACGTCCTGTTGCACTCCTCACGGAAGACCTTCAGCAACGTGAAAGTGAGCATCTCGGCGCAGTGGACGCCCACGGCCAGGAACAGCGGCTCACCTGCCTTTTCTCCCTCCGAG ACATGGGAGGACAATCGGTTGTTTGCAGATGCGGAAGGAGCAACTCTGTTTCTTGGGGCACTAGACACCATCTTCCTTTTCTCCTATGCTGTG GGACTGTATATAAGCGGGGTGATAGGGGATCGCCTTAACCTTCGCTATGTGCTCTCATTTGGTTTATGTGGCTCAGCCGTGGTG GAGTTCTTGTTTGGTACCCTGACCGAGTGGCTAaacttttacaacatttacTTCTACTGCTCCTTATGGGTGCTGAACGGCCTGCTGCAGTCTGCGGTCTGGCCCTGCGTGGTGGCCGTCATGGGGAACTGGTTTGGCAAATCAGG CCGAGGCTTCATCTTCGGCCTGTGGAGTGCCTGTGCTTCTGTGGGAAACATCCTCGGAGCATTCCTGGCTTCAAGTGTCCTAAAGTATGGATATGAG TATGCCTTTCTGGTGACATCCGTGGTACAGTTTGCTGGGGGTGTGGTGGTATTTTTTGGTCTTCTCACCTCCCCCAAGGAAGTTG GTCTGAGTATAGACTCTGAAACAGGCCTCATCCCAGTTGAGGTGGACCGGGACAGCCACAGGCCACTCATgagtgatgaggaggaggagggagatgaggatgatgaagaggaagtCAGCGTTGGGGGATACTATTCAATTCAACAACCTCCTTCAGATCCCAAAACTCAAGCGAAAGCTATTGGGTTCTTCCAGGCTTTTTGTCTCCCGGGTGTGATACCG TACTCCCTGGCCTACGCCTGTCTGAAGCTGGTCAACTACTCCTTCTTTTTCTGGCTACCCTTCTACCTCAGCAGCAACTTTGGATGGAAGGAGGCCGAGGCAGACCGCCTGTCAGTGTGGTATGACGTGGGTGGAATCATAG GGGGAACAGTGCAGGGTTTGATCTCTGATTTTTTGGGAAAGAGAGCTCCAGTTCTGGCTGTGAGTCTCCTTCTGGCTGTGGGCTCCCTAGTGGGATACAGTC ACTCCCCTAATGACCAAGTGAAGAATGCAGCCATCCTGGCTGTAACAG GATTCTTCATTGGTGGTCCTTCCAATATGATCAGCTCGGCCATATCTGCAGACCTGGGTCGACAGGAGGCCCTGCAAGGCAGCCAAGAAGCTCTGGCCACAGTTACTGGCATCGTGGACGGCACTGGCAGCATTGGGGCAGCCGCTGGACAG TACTTGGTGTCTCTGATTGAGAGCAAGATGGGTTGGATGTGTGTATTCTACTTCTTCATAATCATG ACGGCGGGCAGCATACTCTTCATCACACCCCTGATTGTGAGTGAGGTACGAACCATGTGGCGAGACCGACAGACACGGACACATCATCTGTGA
- the slc37a3 gene encoding sugar phosphate exchanger 3 isoform X2, whose product MSPPRCGFLSQYTHHHLVVFLLTFFSYVLLHSSRKTFSNVKVSISAQWTPTARNSGSPAFSPSETWEDNRLFADAEGATLFLGALDTIFLFSYAVGLYISGVIGDRLNLRYVLSFGLCGSAVVEFLFGTLTEWLNFYNIYFYCSLWVLNGLLQSAVWPCVVAVMGNWFGKSGRGFIFGLWSACASVGNILGAFLASSVLKYGYEYAFLVTSVVQFAGGVVVFFGLLTSPKEVGLSIDSETGLIPVEVDRDSHRPLMSDEEEEGDEDDEEEVSVGGYYSIQQPPSDPKTQAKAIGFFQAFCLPGVIPYSLAYACLKLVNYSFFFWLPFYLSSNFGWKEAEADRLSVWYDVGGIIGGTVQGLISDFLGKRAPVLAVSLLLAVGSLVGYSHSPNDQVKNAAILAVTGFFIGGPSNMISSAISADLGRQEALQGSQEALATVTGIVDGTGSIGAAAGQYLVSLIESKMGWMCVFYFFIIMTAGSILFITPLIVSEVRTMWRDRQTRTHHL is encoded by the exons ATGTCGCCCCCCCGCTGCGGCTTCCTGTCGCAgtacacccaccaccatctggTCGTGTTCCTCCTTACCTTCTTTAG CTACGTCCTGTTGCACTCCTCACGGAAGACCTTCAGCAACGTGAAAGTGAGCATCTCGGCGCAGTGGACGCCCACGGCCAGGAACAGCGGCTCACCTGCCTTTTCTCCCTCCGAG ACATGGGAGGACAATCGGTTGTTTGCAGATGCGGAAGGAGCAACTCTGTTTCTTGGGGCACTAGACACCATCTTCCTTTTCTCCTATGCTGTG GGACTGTATATAAGCGGGGTGATAGGGGATCGCCTTAACCTTCGCTATGTGCTCTCATTTGGTTTATGTGGCTCAGCCGTGGTG GAGTTCTTGTTTGGTACCCTGACCGAGTGGCTAaacttttacaacatttacTTCTACTGCTCCTTATGGGTGCTGAACGGCCTGCTGCAGTCTGCGGTCTGGCCCTGCGTGGTGGCCGTCATGGGGAACTGGTTTGGCAAATCAGG CCGAGGCTTCATCTTCGGCCTGTGGAGTGCCTGTGCTTCTGTGGGAAACATCCTCGGAGCATTCCTGGCTTCAAGTGTCCTAAAGTATGGATATGAG TATGCCTTTCTGGTGACATCCGTGGTACAGTTTGCTGGGGGTGTGGTGGTATTTTTTGGTCTTCTCACCTCCCCCAAGGAAGTTG GTCTGAGTATAGACTCTGAAACAGGCCTCATCCCAGTTGAGGTGGACCGGGACAGCCACAGGCCACTCATgagtgatgaggaggaggagggagatgaggatgatgaagaggaagtCAGCGTTGGGGGATACTATTCAATTCAACAACCTCCTTCAGATCCCAAAACTCAAGCGAAAGCTATTGGGTTCTTCCAGGCTTTTTGTCTCCCGGGTGTGATACCG TACTCCCTGGCCTACGCCTGTCTGAAGCTGGTCAACTACTCCTTCTTTTTCTGGCTACCCTTCTACCTCAGCAGCAACTTTGGATGGAAGGAGGCCGAGGCAGACCGCCTGTCAGTGTGGTATGACGTGGGTGGAATCATAG GGGGAACAGTGCAGGGTTTGATCTCTGATTTTTTGGGAAAGAGAGCTCCAGTTCTGGCTGTGAGTCTCCTTCTGGCTGTGGGCTCCCTAGTGGGATACAGTC ACTCCCCTAATGACCAAGTGAAGAATGCAGCCATCCTGGCTGTAACAG GATTCTTCATTGGTGGTCCTTCCAATATGATCAGCTCGGCCATATCTGCAGACCTGGGTCGACAGGAGGCCCTGCAAGGCAGCCAAGAAGCTCTGGCCACAGTTACTGGCATCGTGGACGGCACTGGCAGCATTGGGGCAGCCGCTGGACAG TACTTGGTGTCTCTGATTGAGAGCAAGATGGGTTGGATGTGTGTATTCTACTTCTTCATAATCATG ACGGCGGGCAGCATACTCTTCATCACACCCCTGATTGTGAGTGAGGTACGAACCATGTGGCGAGACCGACAGACACGGACACATCATCTGTGA
- the cdkn1d gene encoding cyclin-dependent kinase inhibitor 1D, producing MALVSSDSEAGQLRVEEARGRSSGGVRRNLFGPVDHQQLQQDFQRLLRMTVEVASRRWDFDFHADQPLSGSVVEWEELPSQDVPAFYRSRVVNADGVAAGLGRWRGETVAGASRGSSPSSSPSSVSSEEYLELTARRTYVDSMPVTITTGVKRKQASITDFFAVKKRKLLHHKCSSRP from the exons ATGGCGTTGGTGTCATCTGACTCTGAGGCTGGGCAGCTGCGGGTGGAGGAAGCCCGGGGCCGCTCGTCGGGTGGGGTACGCAGGAACCTGTTTGGTCCAGTGGACCACCAGCAACTGCAGCAGGACTTCCAGCGACTGCTGCGCATGACTGTAGAGGTGGCCAGCAGACGGTGGGACTTTGACTTCCATGCCGACCAGCCCCTCTCGGGCTCTGTGGTGGAGTGGGAGGAGCTGCCGAGCCAGGATGTCCCAGCGTTCTACCGCAGCCGGGTGGTCAATGCAGATGGAGTGGCAGCAGGGTTGGGGCGGTGGCGGGGGGAGACGGTGGCTGGAGCTTCCAGAGGATCTTCTCCCAGCTCCTCCCCATCTTCTGTCTCCAGTGAGGAGTACCTGGAGCTGACGGCCAGGAGGACATATGTAGACAGTATGCCGGTGACCATTACCACAGGGGTGAAAAGAAAGCAAGCCTCCATCACAG ATTTCTTCGCAGTCAAGAAAAGGAAGCTCCTTCACCACAAGTGCTCTTCAAGGCCGTAG